One Paraburkholderia agricolaris DNA segment encodes these proteins:
- a CDS encoding ABC transporter permease, with product MIQRPARLIGSLVAIGIVIALLCRAIDPGALHQYAPDLVYYTKRHLLLVGYSMALALLVGIPCGVLLSRPSFARHAERFMQIFNIGNTIPSLAVLAIALGIFGIGDIPALVALFLASLLPITRNAYEGMKSVSPALREAARGLGMTGWQSLVRVELPNAMPIIIGGVRTALAINVGSAPLAYLIGADSLGTLIFPGIYLNNQQQLLLGAAATAILALVLDGIVSAGSRYLLARRGVTT from the coding sequence ATGATTCAACGTCCTGCCAGACTGATCGGCAGTCTTGTCGCCATCGGCATTGTCATCGCGCTGCTGTGCCGCGCGATCGACCCCGGCGCATTGCACCAGTACGCACCCGATCTCGTCTATTACACGAAACGGCATCTGCTGCTGGTCGGTTACTCGATGGCGCTCGCACTGCTGGTCGGCATCCCCTGCGGCGTGCTGCTCAGCCGGCCGTCGTTCGCGCGTCATGCCGAACGTTTCATGCAGATCTTCAACATCGGCAACACGATCCCATCGTTGGCAGTGCTGGCGATCGCGCTCGGCATCTTCGGCATTGGCGATATACCTGCGTTGGTCGCGCTGTTTCTCGCATCGTTGCTGCCGATCACCCGTAACGCCTACGAAGGCATGAAAAGCGTGTCGCCCGCCTTGCGTGAAGCAGCCCGAGGTCTCGGCATGACCGGCTGGCAGTCGCTGGTGCGTGTGGAGCTACCCAACGCGATGCCGATCATCATCGGCGGCGTGCGGACGGCGCTTGCGATCAACGTGGGCAGCGCACCGCTCGCGTATCTCATCGGCGCGGACAGCCTCGGCACGCTGATCTTCCCAGGCATCTATCTGAACAACCAGCAGCAGCTTTTGCTCGGCGCCGCGGCCACCGCGATTCTCGCGCTGGTGCTCGACGGCATCGTCTCGGCCGGCAGCCGCTACCTGCTCGCACGACGCGGGGTGACGACATGA
- a CDS encoding MFS transporter: MAKAITASTPGLKAGRTPLTREQIGGFWAVYSGWVLDGVDSVIYALVLIPALTELLPNSGIAATPGNLGMYGSILFALFLIGWGLSFIWGPLADRFGRVKTLAASILIYSVFTGAAAFAHNVWELAAFRLIAGIGVGGEWALAGTYVAESWPEDRRKMGAGYLQTGYYVGFFLAALLNYTVGATYGWRAMFLCGLAPALLAIFTVLRVKEPRQWRKATHGVGQTNAAAAPKRRPLMEIFAPAYLRRTLTSASLVGVAIIGLWAGSVYEASAVVTLATRAGIDRVGAVHLASIGAAVLSVGTILGCLAAPWLAERLGRRVALGVYFAGMAVSIVFAFGWVFYLPNGLNLFMVSLLFLGFFGGNFAIFSLWLPEQYPTRIRATAFAFNASVGRLLGAGVNFLLAAAIHWQGSLGLPIAWTAVAFGIGLLILPFAVETRHQTLPE; the protein is encoded by the coding sequence ATGGCTAAAGCGATCACCGCATCGACGCCCGGGCTCAAAGCCGGGCGCACGCCTCTCACCCGCGAGCAGATTGGCGGATTCTGGGCGGTTTACTCGGGATGGGTGCTGGACGGCGTGGATTCCGTGATCTACGCGCTGGTGCTGATTCCGGCGCTCACCGAATTGCTGCCCAACTCCGGGATTGCCGCGACGCCAGGCAATCTGGGCATGTACGGCTCGATCCTGTTTGCGCTGTTTCTGATCGGCTGGGGGCTGTCGTTCATCTGGGGGCCGCTCGCCGACCGTTTTGGCAGGGTCAAGACCTTGGCCGCGAGCATTCTGATCTATTCAGTGTTCACCGGCGCCGCGGCGTTCGCGCACAACGTCTGGGAATTGGCCGCCTTCCGGCTGATTGCAGGCATCGGCGTGGGCGGCGAATGGGCGCTGGCGGGGACCTATGTTGCCGAGAGCTGGCCGGAAGATCGCCGCAAGATGGGGGCGGGCTATTTGCAGACCGGTTACTACGTTGGTTTTTTCCTTGCTGCTTTGTTGAACTACACGGTCGGCGCGACGTATGGCTGGCGCGCGATGTTCCTGTGCGGCCTCGCTCCGGCGTTGCTGGCGATTTTCACGGTGCTCAGGGTGAAAGAGCCAAGGCAGTGGCGCAAGGCCACGCATGGAGTCGGTCAGACGAACGCCGCAGCCGCGCCGAAACGCCGGCCGCTGATGGAGATATTCGCACCGGCCTATCTGCGTCGCACGTTGACGAGTGCGAGTCTCGTGGGCGTCGCGATCATCGGCCTGTGGGCCGGGTCGGTCTACGAAGCGAGCGCCGTCGTGACGCTGGCGACACGCGCCGGCATCGACCGCGTCGGCGCGGTGCATCTTGCTTCGATCGGCGCCGCGGTGTTGTCGGTCGGGACGATCCTCGGCTGCCTCGCTGCGCCGTGGCTGGCAGAGCGGCTTGGGCGCCGCGTCGCGCTGGGGGTGTACTTCGCCGGCATGGCGGTGTCGATCGTGTTCGCTTTCGGCTGGGTCTTCTATCTGCCGAACGGACTCAACCTGTTCATGGTGTCGCTGCTGTTTCTCGGCTTCTTCGGCGGCAATTTCGCGATTTTCTCGCTGTGGCTGCCCGAGCAATACCCGACCCGGATACGCGCCACCGCGTTTGCCTTCAACGCGTCGGTGGGCCGCCTGCTCGGCGCCGGTGTGAACTTCCTGCTGGCTGCCGCGATTCATTGGCAAGGCTCGCTCGGGTTGCCGATTGCGTGGACCGCAGTGGCCTTTGGGATCGGCCTGCTGATCTTGCCGTTTGCTGTCGAGACCCGTCATCAGACGTTGCCGGAATAG
- a CDS encoding MFS transporter has protein sequence MTECAAEQTLPTELADRERAAKRRRLTLALVASGMFMAVLDTTIVNVALPAMHMSLGASVGGLAWIVDAYTLSFAALILAGGVASDRFGAKAVYLWGLALFVVASAACGLAPTVGALVAARFVQGSGAALFLPASLAIVRSTFEDPAERGRAIAAWAGIASVAAAIGPVLGGLLVQGFGWRSAFLINVPTGIVAFAGAWVVVRHATRSVGRHFDWSGQLASIVALGALCYAAIELPSRGIAAPEVWGAALLAVLAVLALVVVERRVRHPMVPLEWFSNRLFVTMNAMGTLVYVGYFGLLFELSLYLHGEFGFNARQIGLTLLPLAGSLSLGNVLAGKLHGRFTATQFMTTGLALAALAVPAMAMSLEWRAPWVVTYAAMVMFGGGTALSVPPMISTVLEQVPGELAGVASGVLNALRQAGGLVGVAMAGAATILAPHVSTSLWWVAGMGLATYASAAALAAFAAFAPAWNEGRRAA, from the coding sequence ATGACCGAATGCGCCGCTGAACAAACGCTGCCAACCGAGCTGGCCGACAGGGAACGTGCCGCAAAGCGGCGGCGCCTGACGCTCGCGCTGGTGGCGAGCGGCATGTTCATGGCCGTGCTCGACACCACCATCGTCAACGTCGCCCTGCCCGCGATGCACATGAGCCTGGGCGCGTCAGTAGGCGGCCTCGCGTGGATCGTCGATGCGTATACGCTGAGTTTCGCCGCACTGATCCTGGCAGGCGGCGTCGCGTCCGACCGCTTCGGTGCAAAGGCGGTGTATCTGTGGGGACTTGCGTTGTTCGTTGTTGCCTCGGCAGCCTGCGGACTGGCGCCGACCGTCGGCGCGCTGGTCGCCGCGCGTTTCGTGCAAGGCAGCGGCGCAGCGCTGTTCCTGCCGGCGTCGCTCGCCATCGTGCGCAGCACCTTCGAGGACCCCGCCGAACGTGGGCGTGCTATCGCGGCATGGGCAGGGATTGCATCGGTCGCGGCGGCGATCGGGCCGGTGCTGGGCGGCCTCCTCGTGCAAGGGTTCGGCTGGCGCAGTGCGTTTCTGATCAATGTGCCGACGGGTATCGTTGCGTTCGCTGGCGCGTGGGTGGTCGTGCGGCACGCGACGCGCAGCGTCGGGCGCCATTTCGACTGGAGTGGGCAGTTGGCGAGCATCGTCGCGCTCGGCGCACTCTGCTATGCGGCGATCGAATTACCGTCACGCGGGATCGCTGCGCCTGAGGTGTGGGGCGCGGCGTTGCTCGCCGTTCTGGCTGTGTTGGCGCTCGTTGTTGTCGAGCGGCGCGTGCGTCATCCTATGGTGCCTCTCGAGTGGTTCAGCAATCGTCTGTTCGTGACAATGAATGCGATGGGCACGCTCGTGTACGTCGGCTACTTCGGCTTGTTGTTCGAGTTGAGCCTGTATCTGCACGGCGAGTTCGGTTTCAACGCGCGGCAGATCGGTCTTACGTTGTTGCCGCTCGCCGGCAGCCTGTCGCTTGGCAACGTGCTAGCCGGCAAGTTGCATGGGCGCTTCACCGCAACGCAATTCATGACAACCGGACTCGCGCTGGCCGCTCTTGCGGTACCGGCAATGGCAATGAGTCTGGAATGGCGTGCGCCGTGGGTCGTGACGTATGCGGCGATGGTGATGTTCGGCGGCGGGACGGCGTTGTCGGTGCCGCCGATGATCTCGACCGTGCTGGAACAGGTGCCCGGCGAGTTGGCAGGTGTGGCCTCGGGCGTGCTGAATGCGTTGCGGCAGGCAGGCGGCCTCGTCGGCGTCGCGATGGCGGGTGCGGCGACGATTCTGGCGCCGCATGTGTCGACATCGTTGTGGTGGGTTGCTGGAATGGGGCTAGCGACGTATGCGAGCGCAGCGGCTTTGGCCGCGTTCGCGGCCTTCGCGCCGGCGTGGAACGAAGGCCGGCGCGCGGCTTGA
- a CDS encoding CaiB/BaiF CoA transferase family protein, whose protein sequence is MQALQGIKVVELSRALSGPFCSMVLADLGADVIKVEPGPGGDMSRTWGPFDRGVSTYYLSCNRNKRGVCIDFRNPEGLAAIHRLIDDADVVIENFKPGTIDSMGLGYDVLSARNPRLVMGSINAFGADGPMSGWPGFDQIAQGYSGLMSLTGFADGDPTRTGTAIGDLSSGMWLAMAILSALLERERTGRGQHVSTSLLASLVGLLSVHGQRYLSLGDIPRRTGNAHAVIAPYGVFETADGPLNIAPITSDMWLRLCQLLDLPTLPDDPRFATNEARVAHRDELKVALETRLKTRSKREWTELFIGVGLPAGPINTLDEVFADPQVQHCRLVETVEHPTLGALRQVVTPISGSTIPGEASSHISRHAPPGLGEHTVDVLREAGFDEVSIKALLAAKAVHQQGEYLSKEKAGEREAGVTQ, encoded by the coding sequence ATGCAAGCGTTACAAGGAATCAAGGTCGTCGAACTGAGCCGTGCGCTGTCGGGGCCGTTCTGCTCCATGGTGCTGGCCGATCTCGGCGCGGATGTCATCAAGGTCGAACCGGGTCCGGGCGGCGATATGAGCCGGACCTGGGGGCCATTCGACCGTGGTGTGAGTACCTACTATCTCTCCTGCAATCGCAACAAGCGCGGCGTGTGCATCGACTTTCGCAACCCCGAGGGACTGGCGGCGATTCATCGGCTGATCGACGATGCCGACGTGGTGATCGAGAACTTCAAGCCTGGCACCATCGACAGCATGGGGCTCGGTTACGACGTGCTCAGCGCGCGTAATCCGCGGCTGGTGATGGGCAGCATCAATGCATTTGGCGCGGATGGTCCGATGAGCGGCTGGCCCGGTTTCGACCAGATTGCGCAAGGGTATTCCGGCCTGATGAGCCTGACCGGTTTCGCCGATGGCGACCCCACGCGTACCGGTACCGCGATCGGCGATCTGAGTTCGGGCATGTGGCTCGCGATGGCGATCCTGTCCGCGTTATTGGAGCGCGAGCGAACCGGGCGTGGCCAGCATGTGAGCACCTCGTTGCTTGCGAGTCTGGTGGGGCTTTTGAGCGTGCATGGGCAGCGCTACCTGAGCCTTGGCGACATTCCACGCCGCACCGGCAACGCGCATGCGGTGATCGCGCCCTATGGCGTATTCGAAACCGCCGATGGCCCGCTCAACATCGCGCCGATTACGTCGGACATGTGGCTGCGCTTGTGCCAGTTGCTGGATTTACCCACGTTGCCGGACGACCCCCGCTTCGCGACCAACGAAGCCCGCGTCGCGCATCGCGACGAATTGAAGGTGGCACTGGAAACGCGTTTAAAGACGCGTAGCAAAAGGGAGTGGACTGAACTTTTCATCGGCGTGGGATTGCCGGCCGGGCCGATCAATACGTTAGACGAAGTATTTGCCGACCCTCAGGTGCAGCATTGCCGATTGGTGGAAACGGTCGAGCATCCGACACTCGGCGCGCTGCGCCAGGTCGTCACGCCGATATCGGGTTCGACGATACCGGGTGAGGCTTCGTCTCACATCAGCCGGCATGCGCCGCCGGGTCTTGGCGAACATACTGTCGACGTATTGCGCGAAGCGGGTTTCGACGAGGTTTCGATCAAGGCGTTGCTTGCCGCTAAAGCGGTGCATCAACAGGGCGAGTATCTGTCGAAGGAGAAGGCTGGGGAGCGCGAGGCTGGCGTTACCCAATGA
- a CDS encoding betaine/proline/choline family ABC transporter ATP-binding protein (Members of the family are the ATP-binding subunit of ABC transporters for substrates such as betaine, L-proline or other amino acids, choline, carnitine, etc. The substrate specificity is best determined from the substrate-binding subunit, rather than this subunit, as it interacts with the permease subunit and not with substrate directly.) — protein sequence MIELDKLTKTFTQKDGQQVRAVDSVSLTVGEGEICVFLGPSGCGKTTTLKMINRLIAPTSGRVLINGEDTSALNEVELRRHIGYVIQQIGLFPNMTIEENITVVPRLLGWDKKRCRERATELMSMVALDPKQYLKRYPRELSGGQQQRIGVIRALAADPPVLLMDEPFGAVDPINRESIQNEFFQMQRQLNKTVIMVSHDIDEAIKLGDRVAVFRRGQLVQYDHPDTLLAHPRDEFVGAFVGQDSTLKRLLLVKAGDAATQPETACADMPLTRAFQMMDDSDNRYLTIVDDNQQALGYVTRRAARAGQGVCGEHLSEFKATVSADEHLRIVLSKMYQFNSSWMPVLDGDGRYVGEVTQDSIADYLSSGRSRRQTGQAAIVSPALAAAEAAAAHAAASEHS from the coding sequence ATGATCGAACTCGACAAACTGACCAAGACGTTTACGCAGAAAGACGGCCAGCAGGTACGCGCCGTCGACTCGGTGAGCCTCACTGTCGGCGAAGGAGAAATCTGCGTGTTTCTCGGACCGTCGGGCTGCGGCAAGACCACCACGTTGAAGATGATCAACCGTCTGATTGCGCCGACCTCGGGCCGCGTGCTGATTAACGGCGAGGACACCTCGGCGTTGAACGAAGTGGAACTGCGCCGCCATATCGGCTATGTGATCCAGCAGATCGGCTTGTTCCCGAACATGACGATCGAAGAGAACATCACGGTCGTTCCGCGTCTGCTCGGCTGGGACAAGAAGCGCTGCCGCGAGCGCGCAACCGAGTTGATGTCGATGGTCGCACTCGATCCGAAGCAGTATCTGAAGCGCTATCCGCGCGAGTTGTCGGGCGGGCAGCAGCAGCGGATCGGCGTGATTCGCGCGTTGGCTGCCGATCCGCCGGTGCTGTTGATGGACGAGCCGTTCGGCGCGGTTGACCCGATCAATCGCGAGTCGATCCAGAACGAGTTCTTCCAGATGCAGCGTCAGTTGAACAAGACGGTGATCATGGTGAGCCACGATATCGACGAAGCGATCAAGCTCGGCGATCGCGTCGCGGTGTTCCGCCGCGGGCAATTAGTGCAATACGATCATCCGGACACGCTGCTGGCGCACCCGCGCGATGAGTTTGTCGGCGCGTTTGTCGGTCAGGACAGCACGTTGAAGCGCCTGCTGCTGGTCAAGGCCGGTGATGCCGCGACGCAGCCGGAAACCGCCTGTGCCGATATGCCGCTTACGCGCGCGTTCCAGATGATGGACGACAGCGATAACCGCTACCTGACCATCGTCGACGATAACCAGCAGGCGCTCGGTTACGTGACGCGCCGTGCCGCGCGCGCGGGGCAGGGTGTGTGTGGCGAGCATCTGAGCGAGTTCAAGGCAACGGTGAGCGCCGACGAGCATCTGCGCATCGTGCTGTCGAAGATGTATCAGTTCAACTCGTCGTGGATGCCGGTGCTGGATGGCGACGGTCGTTACGTCGGCGAAGTCACGCAAGATTCAATCGCCGACTATCTGAGTTCAGGCCGCTCGCGCCGGCAGACCGGTCAGGCGGCGATCGTGTCGCCTGCCTTGGCCGCGGCGGAAGCGGCCGCTGCTCACGCGGCGGCGTCAGAGCACAGTTGA
- the scpB gene encoding methylmalonyl-CoA decarboxylase yields the protein MNTPNALPFTVTVEIADERIARLTFSHPTRRNALSAELLQALDSHLCELAARRIPVVILGSGIGQDVWSAGHDLGELMHDRDPIAYGKPLEQVLRRVRAYPGVVIAMVSGSAWGGAVDLAMSCDLVVADGNARFAMTPANIGLPYTTSGLLRFFNNVPIHVLKEMFFSAQPLDAARAERFGVINLLVDSDKLEATALEMARGIASKAPLAIQAVKEQLRILEDLQPMPVQAMEQIAELRRQACESADFSEGLAAFSERRPPVFGGK from the coding sequence ATGAACACACCGAACGCGTTGCCGTTCACGGTAACAGTTGAGATAGCGGATGAACGGATCGCACGTTTAACGTTCAGCCATCCTACGCGCAGGAATGCGCTCAGCGCGGAGTTATTGCAGGCACTCGACTCGCACCTCTGCGAGCTTGCTGCGCGGCGAATTCCGGTCGTGATACTGGGCAGTGGCATCGGGCAGGACGTTTGGAGCGCGGGCCACGATCTTGGCGAGTTGATGCACGACCGCGATCCGATTGCGTACGGCAAGCCGTTGGAGCAGGTATTGCGCCGCGTGCGTGCGTACCCGGGCGTGGTGATCGCGATGGTATCGGGTTCCGCGTGGGGCGGCGCGGTCGATCTGGCGATGAGTTGCGACCTGGTCGTTGCCGACGGCAACGCGCGCTTCGCGATGACGCCGGCGAACATTGGCTTGCCTTACACGACGAGCGGCCTGCTGCGATTCTTCAACAATGTGCCGATTCACGTGCTGAAGGAAATGTTCTTCAGCGCGCAGCCACTCGACGCTGCGCGCGCCGAGCGCTTCGGCGTGATCAACCTCTTGGTCGACAGCGACAAACTGGAAGCAACGGCGCTTGAAATGGCGCGGGGAATAGCGAGCAAAGCGCCGCTGGCGATCCAGGCGGTGAAGGAGCAACTGCGGATACTCGAGGACCTCCAACCCATGCCTGTGCAGGCGATGGAACAGATTGCCGAGCTTCGCCGACAGGCGTGCGAGAGCGCAGATTTCAGCGAGGGACTGGCCGCGTTTTCGGAGCGGCGGCCTCCGGTGTTTGGCGGCAAGTGA
- a CDS encoding glycine betaine ABC transporter substrate-binding protein: protein MMNLFKRSRWIAAGALLFTSLHASAATLVLGGKNFTEQYVLTEITSQYLRAKGYTVDARTGLGSTLLRSAQENGQVDITWEYTGTAAIVYNKITEKLDPKTMYERVKALDAKRGLVWLDCSPLNNTYALGLPQQVAQQTGIRTISQLAAKIAAEPKKKHVFAMDAEFANRPDGLKPLEAAYGMQFSRAETRQMDPGLVYTALHNNQVPIGLIYTTDGRVKGFNIVPLEDDRHYFPAYNATPVVRKPILDQNPQLAAQLNALSDALNNDAMLEMNKQVDIDGKPVREVAAEFLRTHKLP from the coding sequence ATGATGAATCTGTTCAAACGCAGCCGCTGGATCGCAGCCGGTGCGCTGCTCTTCACCAGCCTCCATGCAAGTGCGGCCACCCTGGTACTCGGTGGCAAGAACTTCACCGAGCAATACGTCCTGACCGAAATCACCTCGCAGTATCTGCGCGCGAAGGGCTACACGGTCGACGCCCGCACCGGTCTCGGCAGCACGCTGTTGCGCAGTGCGCAGGAGAACGGCCAGGTCGACATCACGTGGGAATACACCGGCACGGCCGCGATTGTCTACAACAAGATCACCGAGAAGCTCGATCCGAAGACGATGTACGAGCGCGTGAAAGCACTCGATGCAAAACGTGGCCTCGTCTGGCTCGACTGCTCGCCGTTGAACAACACCTACGCGCTCGGTTTGCCGCAGCAGGTAGCGCAGCAAACCGGCATCCGCACGATTTCGCAACTCGCCGCGAAGATCGCCGCCGAGCCGAAGAAGAAGCACGTGTTCGCGATGGATGCGGAATTCGCCAATCGTCCGGACGGTTTGAAGCCGCTGGAAGCCGCCTACGGCATGCAGTTCAGCCGCGCGGAAACGCGTCAGATGGATCCGGGCCTCGTCTACACGGCGCTGCATAACAACCAGGTGCCGATCGGTCTGATCTATACGACGGACGGCCGCGTGAAGGGTTTCAACATCGTGCCGCTCGAAGACGACCGCCACTATTTCCCCGCGTATAACGCCACGCCGGTGGTGCGCAAACCGATCCTCGACCAGAACCCGCAACTCGCCGCGCAGTTGAACGCGCTGTCCGACGCGCTGAACAACGACGCCATGCTGGAGATGAACAAGCAGGTCGACATCGACGGCAAGCCGGTGCGTGAAGTCGCAGCGGAGTTCCTGCGCACGCACAAGCTGCCCTGA
- a CDS encoding ABC transporter permease, which translates to MTVFDYLSANWPELLQLTVQHIWLVGIAVGCAIIVGVPLGILINRHEWLAAPLLSVATVVLTLPSIALFGLMIPVFSRFGQGIGAVPAITAVFLYSLLPIMRNTYLALRNVDAGIKEAGIGIGMTDWQRLRLVDLPLAVPVILGGVRTAVVMNIGVMTIAAVIGAGGLGTLIIRAIGQSNMMKLLVGAVLVSVLAIVADLLLQALQRLLTPKGVQKT; encoded by the coding sequence ATGACTGTATTCGACTACTTATCGGCCAACTGGCCGGAGCTTCTGCAACTGACCGTCCAGCACATCTGGCTGGTGGGTATCGCGGTGGGATGCGCAATTATCGTCGGCGTACCCCTTGGTATCCTGATCAACCGGCATGAGTGGCTTGCCGCGCCGCTGTTGAGCGTTGCAACGGTGGTGCTGACCTTGCCGTCAATCGCGCTGTTCGGCTTGATGATTCCCGTGTTCTCGCGCTTCGGCCAGGGCATCGGCGCGGTACCCGCGATCACCGCCGTGTTCCTTTACTCGCTGCTGCCGATCATGCGTAACACCTACCTTGCGCTACGCAACGTGGACGCCGGTATCAAGGAAGCCGGTATTGGCATCGGCATGACGGATTGGCAACGCTTGCGCCTCGTCGATTTGCCGCTTGCAGTGCCGGTGATTCTCGGCGGCGTGCGCACGGCGGTGGTGATGAACATCGGCGTGATGACGATTGCCGCGGTGATCGGCGCGGGCGGCCTCGGCACGCTGATCATCCGCGCGATCGGCCAGAGCAACATGATGAAACTATTGGTAGGCGCGGTGCTCGTGAGCGTGCTCGCGATCGTCGCCGACTTGCTGCTGCAAGCGCTGCAACGCTTGCTGACACCGAAGGGAGTACAAAAGACATGA